The genomic DNA TCCAGACTCGAATCTGGAAACGAGCAATCACACGTGGAGCATCAcctggttaaaaaaaaaaaaagtaatcatacTTTACCTTACcacaaaaagttaaaactggACTTCGATCGATACTTATAGCAAGCGCCCtttaatgaacaaaaaaagtacaaattttGCATTACTATTTGTTTCCTGAAAATTTCAATGAAGAAATTAAAGTGAAGTACCCATCTATGATTATCCCACATTCGTTACCATACATTATAAAAGAGATCACCGACTCTGAGTACTAATTTCTTCGAAGCCAAGCAAACgcatatagaaaagaaaaagaaaaagaaaaaaaaaaaaaaaaaaaaaaaaaNNNNNNNNNNNNNNNNNNNNNNNNNNNNNNNNNNNNNNNNNNNNNNNNNNNNNNNNNNNNNNNNNNNNNNNNNNNNNNNNNNNNNNNNNNNNNNNNNNNNNNNNNNNNNNNNNNNNNNNNNNNNNNNNNNNNNNNNNNNNNNNNNNNNNNNNNNNNNNNNNNNNNNNNNNNNNNNNNNNNNNNNNNNNNNNNNNNNNNNNNNNNNNNNNNNNNNNNNNNNNNNNNNNNNNNNNNNNNNNNNNNNNNNNNNNNNNNNNNNNNNNNNNNNNNNNNNNNNNNNNNNNNNNNNNNNNNNNNNNNNNNNNNNNNNNNNNNNNNNNNNNNNNNNNNNNNNNNNNNNNNNNNNNNNNNNNNNNNNNNNNNNNNNNNNNNNNNNNNNNNNNNNNNNNNNNNNNNNNNNNNNNNNNNNNNNNNNNNNNNNNNNNNNNNNNNNNNNNNNNNNNNNNNNNNNNNNNNNNNNNNNNNNNNNNNNNNNNNNNNNNNNNNNNNNNNNNNNNNNNNNNNNNNNNNNNNNNNNNNNNNNNNNNNNNNNNNNNNNNNNNNNNNNNNNNNNNNNNNNNNNNNNNNNNNNNNNNNNNNNNNNNNNNNNNNNNNNNNNNNNNNNNNNNNNNNNNNNNNNNNNNNNNNNNNNNNNNNNNNNNNNNNNNNNNNNNNNNNNNNNNNNNNNNNNNNNNNNNNNNNNNNNNNNNNNNNNNNNNNNNNNNNNNNNNNNNNNNNNNNNNNNNNNNNNNNNNNNNNNNNNNNNNNNNNNNNNNNNNNNNNNNNNNNNNNNNNNNNNNNNNNNNNNNNNNNNNNNNNNNNNNNNNNNNNNNNNNNNTGATAGGTTAAAGAAGTTTCCGACAAATCTCGTGGTCGATATATTAAGAGGATGAAGACGAATAGATATTTTTTCCGACAAATCTCGTGGTCATCCCTAATCAAGATAAAATTTTCCATGTTTTGCCTCATTATTGTCTCACGACCAGacgttttaaatataatatgattaacCAATCTCCACTATTCCACATATACTCttggtctctctttctttgataCCTCTGAACACAAATTCTCAAATCTCAACCAAAATCATGTACCACGTCCCcaattcttgtttgttttttttctttctctcctccttATTCTACAATCTTCCTTGTGCTTCAAGCAAAGAAGGGCTTGCGTGGTGTGAGACTACTCAGTTTCAGTGTGGGAACATTACCGCGGGTTTCCCCTTCTGGGGTGGGAACCGTCCTGAACCTTGCGGTCATGCGTCGCTGGAGCTTCGCTGCAACAGCAAAAACATCACCTCTTTAAACATCTTAAACCATGAGTACAATGTTTTCCATATAAATCAAACATCTAATAATATTCTTAGACTTGTCAGAGCTGATTTTTTAGGTTCTTTTTGCTCTGCTTCATTCAAAACCACGATCTTCTCTCCCGAAATCTCTGAGCTTCCAAACTACAAGAACCTCACCATTTTATATAACTGCAACCCTCATCTTCATTACATTTCGAATTATACATGTCCTGGGAGAGGTGTTGTCTCAGCGTATCAAAACCCTATTTATCAAAGTTTCTGCCAAGATAATTTCACTTTGAGTGTTCCTCAGACATACTTTCCAGAAGATAAAGAACTGAATCTAACTCATCTGGAAACTGTTCTAAGAGAAGGAGTTGACGTGATGGTGAATACTGATGAGATAACGTGTGAAGAATGTTCATTCTCAAGTAAGTTTCactaagtatatatattttttttcactaagTATAGCATTAATtgttacattttctttcttacttttttatttgtatgaatgtttcataaataaaaaaaaactctgtttaatttacaatatatgCATATGTGTTCTTTGAATTTTAAAGCATAGAGTTTTCTTAGGGATGGCTTTGTGTGATCTCAAATTGTTCTTTTTAATCAGGTTATTACGAACGCTGCAGTCCACCATTTAGCTGCGGGGATCAGGCCAGTCTCTTGTACCCTTTCTGGGTACGTGGCAGAGAAGACTGTGGCCATCCCTATTTCAAGCTTGATTGTAGCAAAGAATTCGCAGAGCTAACCATCTCCTTTGCGACGTACAGAATCTTAGAAGCCAACTATGACTCTGGTATCATAAGACTCGCAAGATTGGATTACATAAACAATCTGTGTCCCCTAGACGCAGTGAATGCGACATTCCTTGACAGTGTACTTCCATTCGCTCCTCAGACCGAGATGCTAACAATATATTACGGCTGCCAAAAACTTTCATCTCCTGATGCTTCTTACTTTGGAGAGCTTCATTGTGGAAGTGATAAAAAAGCTACAGCAAACTACTATGTGACGAGAAACCTCTCCTCTCCTTCACTATACGAAAGTAACGGCCTTCTATCTGACAACTTGAGGGAAAACTGCAAAAAAGGTGTCAGTATACCAGTGTATGCATCGGCCTTGAACACACCGCGTCTAGATAGTCTACAGAAGACTCTTCAAAAGGGTTTCCAGGTTGAGCATAATGGAAACTGTTCAAGGTGCATTGAATCTAAGGGTGCTTGTGGATACAATCAGACTTCAGAAAATTTTGTCTGCTATTGTAAGGATGGCACCTATGGAATTAATTGTGCCTCTAGAAAGGGTAGTCACGGTAAACAACtctatttactaatttttttttttcttaaccatTTCGAGACaagtttggttatatatttcTGAGAAATATTACTTTTCAATGGTTGTACAGGAACTTCTGTCACTATTATTCGCATTGGTAAGTCTCCTGGCCAGAGAGAATatgaatttttcttaatttcaagATCAATAAAGAAGTTACTAACTCATACGTTATTTCCGGTTCGCAGTTTCAGGTTCAGTAGCAGgggttcttttgtttatggtgttAATAACATTGTTTCTCCGTTTTCTTCGGGTGAGAGAAATAAGATTGAGACACCGGAACCTGAAGGCTCTTATCCCGCTTGAACACTATAGTTACACACAAGTGAAGAGAATCACAAAGTCGTTTGCAGAAGTGGTTGGGATAGGCGGATTTGGGATTGTTTATCGAGGAACACTTGGTGACGGTCGTATGGTTGCAGTGAAGGTCTTGAAAGATTCAAAGGGTAATGGTGAAGACTTCATCAATGAAGTTGCGAGCATGAGCAGAACTTCTCATGTCAACATTGTCTCCTTGCTTGGTTTCTGCTCTGAAGGTTCTAAAAGAGcaattatttatgaatttttggaAAATGGGTCACTTGATAAATTCATTTCAGGCAAGAGCTTAGTGAGTTTGGACTGGACGGCGCTATATAATATTGCCCTAGGAGTTGCTCGTGGTCTAGAGTACTTGCACCATGGATGCCAGACAAGGATTGTACACTTTGACATTAAACCACAAAATGTACTCTTAGATGACGATCTCTGCCCCAAAGTTTCGGATTTCGGCCTAGCTAAGCTCTGTGAGAAAAAAGGGAGCATCTTGTCAATAGTGGACACAAGAGGTACCATAGGGTACATTGCACCGGAGATGATCTCCAGAGTTTATGGGAATGTGTCGCACAAGTCAGATGTCTATAGCTATGGAATGTTGGTTCTTGATATGATCGGTGcaaggaacaaagaaaaagctaaTCAATCCTCTACTTCTAGCACAAGTACTATGTACTTTCCTGAATGGATCTATAAGGATCTTGAGAAGGGAGACGATGGACGGCTTAATGGGAATGGATTCACCTGTGAAGATGAAGACATAGCAAAGAAGATGACATTGGTGAGTCTATGGTGTATTCAGCCTTCCCCACTAGATCGTCCACCGATGAACAAAGTTGTAGAGATGATAGAAGGAAACTTGGATGCTCTTGAAGTCCCTCCTAGGCCTGTTTTTCAAATTCCCACGGTCCCTGTACAAGACTCTTCAACATTTTCAGAGGGTATCTCTGGTTACGCagaaagataataaaaaagCTTCCTAAATGGATTAACAACTATTTATACATCTATTCAAAAAGTCATATATTATCAACATTCTGGATTAACCAAAGGGTTTTTGAGTTGAActatatcttttttctttgttaaccTAGTTAATATAGTTTTCTATGGCGATAAAACATTTTGAGGGgttacaagaaaacatgaaaccaacacTTTGAGTTTCATCAACAAATTATCCAAGCTGTTTGAATAAACTACTACTTTATCCTTGTTGTTCTTTGCAAAAACACCTATTGTCACATTTATTAACAAACCTCATAGTGGGGTAATAGCAATGTAAGCATCAACACAAACCTAATAAGAGAAACTAAGACCGTTTGATATACAAGAAAAGTTTCCAACCTAAGTCTTAGACAGTAGCCATAAAGAGCTGATAGCATTATTGACTTTTCAAGTCTCCTAAACCTTCTTAGATCACCTTTATAGGATGAAGATAAACAGATTTAGGAGGTAGCAATAAAAGAATCTATACTATGAAAGTTGGCTAACTCTCTCCATCCTTCTGCCACATCAACAATAGAGAGATGGACACATGTCAATGACTAAAATCAACCAATCATCTTGAATTCTTTATGTTGCTTGACTGATCCTCTTCGTCTTCCCTCGCTTGATTTTTTTAGTAACTGCTATTTCAACCCTTTTCGCCTTCTGTTGCTTTGATTTTTGTAGTAACTGCTCTTTTATAATATCTCTCACATcctactgttttttttgtagtgaacgAAGATGTGTGGAAGATGAATGTCAACTACAGAGAAAGGAAAACTTGAAGATCAAGCATATTCATAGAGTACTCTTTTGAAGAAATCGCCAACGAGACTTGGCTTCAGAATATAGATTAGAATGCTGAATATAATAAATGATTGAACTtcctaaagaaagaaaattgtcTTATAATGTTAAGATTGTCTTAACATCATCTATAAATTGTCTAACTGAAATTTATTAGTATGCTTATTGTTCCAAATAGCTGATGGGTACATCTTGTAGCTGTTTAGGCTTCTCAAGAGTCTATATCCAcacataaacaaatttatattggttgtAACTGGTTATTTTTTGTAGCTTACCTATACTATGTTAATGCATTAgtaatggtttttttattttgctcaAAATAGATTACAAGTTAGTTATTTCATTATGGGAATTGCATGCTATGTTTTGCTTcctattttctttaattattcatatatttcttaCTTTGGTACAGTGTAGCAGGTTCGAAAAAAGCAAATCCTTATATGGCAGGAGTCgtgaatatatagagaaagatatTTAATTAGTTCTTCTAATTATAGTTTGTAAGTGATTATATTTATTCTCATTCgataacaaacaagaaaaaatcaaaattctctCTTAATCAtacattgttgtgttgttttcctTCTCTGCAAACCTTTTTCTATGACTATATTTGATCAACTATAAACAAGATTGCAAGTTCATTCTCACTATGGTGAAccttaaagatttttttaattgagtggtattgtttctaaatttttattttatgtatctaGGACCGGTATGTGTGTTGCTAAATATAATCTTACTATTGAATAAGAAGTTGgtcattttgtgtttgatttttaagAGGTAGAATAGATTATGAGACTTGGGAATTAGCCAAATTtactacagttttttttaactGCTACAGTgcgagagaaaaagaagattcaatCATTTGCGGTGGCTACTCCAAATTTTCAGTCACATGATATTGTTCACCAtggtttgtgttttagttttttttgacTACTCAATACACGATCTCATATTGacagtaaaaatataattgttcaTATCACCAAAAGATAACCCGCGTAGTGCACGGGTACTCATCTtgtcttatataataagagaaggttttttctaactttgcctAACAATGTTACATTTGTCACTCTAGctttatgacatatgtcattctcatttattttaaatttaacattctgttttttttatttgactttatttCATTTGTATCTTATGTGGTATATAGTTTgctttataaatttttttcaaaattgtcacaaaaatatattccttctattttttagtttagcatctaatatatttcataatgaaatcatacaccatagaacctaaaaaaaaaatactgaccacccaactaaaaaaatataaacaaattgaaaccaaataaaaatagaaaatggtttcatacttttaaagtaaaaactgaaaccaaattaatttatgatagactaatttaaaaatatagaagattttctaatatatatatatatatatatatatacattgtgttcaataatcatatataatgtattaaagacacaactcaaatttgtatttaatagtattctataagttacagtttgactgtctttaaaacatatgtactaaaaaatggtatcataacataattgttttatctccccaataaaataacagaaaacacaagtttcaaaattaatttattgttaattatactatttattttaaaatgattagaaatatagaaaatttatagaagaaaaacatatttatattaaatttaacacacttttatttcatgaattttattaaaaattagttagacttagagtataagatatttgttttgtgatatcgtttcaataaattcttttaaaattgacttataatatcataaaaaaaatttgttgttaactattacttttatatatgaaaataaaattaatatataagataacataatttatctatcaaagtaaggtcttacacttttttctttagaatatttatcagttttttttccaaaaaaacaaactgtaaataaattaatttatcttaattattaacgaacatacaaaatttaattaattttgctGTAACTAATTGTCCTATTACTATAAAACGGTTTCAtacatttcaaagtaaaaactgaaaccaaattaatgatgataaac from Camelina sativa cultivar DH55 chromosome 7, Cs, whole genome shotgun sequence includes the following:
- the LOC104701289 gene encoding LEAF RUST 10 DISEASE-RESISTANCE LOCUS RECEPTOR-LIKE PROTEIN KINASE-like 2.7; this encodes MYHVPNSCLFFFFLSSLFYNLPCASSKEGLAWCETTQFQCGNITAGFPFWGGNRPEPCGHASLELRCNSKNITSLNILNHEYNVFHINQTSNNILRLVRADFLGSFCSASFKTTIFSPEISELPNYKNLTILYNCNPHLHYISNYTCPGRGVVSAYQNPIYQSFCQDNFTLSVPQTYFPEDKELNLTHLETVLREGVDVMVNTDEITCEECSFSSYYERCSPPFSCGDQASLLYPFWVRGREDCGHPYFKLDCSKEFAELTISFATYRILEANYDSGIIRLARLDYINNLCPLDAVNATFLDSVLPFAPQTEMLTIYYGCQKLSSPDASYFGELHCGSDKKATANYYVTRNLSSPSLYESNGLLSDNLRENCKKGVSIPVYASALNTPRLDSLQKTLQKGFQVEHNGNCSRCIESKGACGYNQTSENFVCYCKDGTYGINCASRKGSHGTSVTIIRIVSGSVAGVLLFMVLITLFLRFLRVREIRLRHRNLKALIPLEHYSYTQVKRITKSFAEVVGIGGFGIVYRGTLGDGRMVAVKVLKDSKGNGEDFINEVASMSRTSHVNIVSLLGFCSEGSKRAIIYEFLENGSLDKFISGKSLVSLDWTALYNIALGVARGLEYLHHGCQTRIVHFDIKPQNVLLDDDLCPKVSDFGLAKLCEKKGSILSIVDTRGTIGYIAPEMISRVYGNVSHKSDVYSYGMLVLDMIGARNKEKANQSSTSSTSTMYFPEWIYKDLEKGDDGRLNGNGFTCEDEDIAKKMTLVSLWCIQPSPLDRPPMNKVVEMIEGNLDALEVPPRPVFQIPTVPVQDSSTFSEGISGYAER